The proteins below are encoded in one region of Flavobacteriales bacterium TMED191:
- the msrA gene encoding peptide-methionine (S)-S-oxide reductase, with protein MEYAYFGGGCFWCIEASFDGLKGVSKVTSGYSGGSKQNAHYKAVSSGTTKHAEICKIRYNPKEISYETLLKVFFLAHDPTTLNKQGNDIGPQYRSIIFYSNNTEKEKALSYMEKLQDKNIYNHIVTELQPLVKFYSAEQYHQDYFQFNSTQPYCAIIIEPKIQKLKKELKKYYEK; from the coding sequence ATTGAATATGCATATTTTGGAGGAGGTTGTTTTTGGTGCATTGAAGCATCATTTGATGGTTTGAAAGGTGTCTCAAAAGTCACTAGCGGCTATTCTGGAGGGAGTAAACAGAATGCCCACTACAAGGCTGTTTCAAGTGGCACAACCAAACACGCTGAAATATGTAAAATCAGGTATAATCCCAAAGAAATTTCATATGAAACATTGTTAAAAGTTTTTTTTCTAGCACATGACCCAACTACTTTAAATAAACAAGGGAATGACATTGGACCACAATATAGATCCATCATTTTTTATTCAAATAATACTGAAAAAGAAAAGGCTTTAAGTTATATGGAGAAATTACAAGATAAAAATATATATAACCATATTGTTACTGAACTACAGCCCCTAGTGAAATTTTATTCAGCTGAACAGTACCATCAAGATTATTTTCAATTCAACTCTACCCAACCTTATTGCGCAATTATAATTGAACCCAAAATTCAAAAATTAAAAAAGGAGCTGAAAAAATACTATGAAAAATAA
- a CDS encoding PKD domain-containing protein has translation MRFIFIVILFIFQSSIILSQVLPICGTDKVMKKYIHSDHFKNQQARISEAVNRNRMFNTKIIPIVFHIIHDGHPIGEDENVSVAQIENAVSILNEDYNTLNQDLENVVSEFQNIIGDANIEFRLAKLDPNGNCTNGINRILSNMTNQANDCIKELIAWDDSKYVNIWVVEDIDNSIGAAAYTYLPGSLWDDEAEGIIINHEYLGSIGSSSNTPYKRHTLSHEFGHYFNLQHTWGWSSNGEAENCSYDDDVSDTPNTIGAYSTCNLSQQTCGSLDNIQNFMDYSSCTCMFTAGQVNRMQNCLNSSVSQRNNLWTNSNLWATGTHDNYNAEACIPNIDFFTSHVDRICINTPITFINTSESLGSNAVFNWSFPGAEIEYSSEENPTINYTASGEYQVTLNIISAGGENTVTKNYFVYEPPMSLNESFSNTQFPVNPDPSLSWTIQNPTNETTWIRSPLSANSNTGSVRIRSRYFECNQKHYLYTPTLNLNNXGLGIGXPLKLLFDLAYGQRNNQSDDLLVISYSKDCGNTWQERASWDTPELITTNGGNVGNNFTPNQNEWLEKSVNIQSAAEQSDVIIRFEFSGERGGYLYIDNVTLSGEWISINELSPLSSSRKVVKRIDLLGRDNINSLLYFEIYNTGEVDKKYNLR, from the coding sequence ATGAGATTTATTTTTATAGTTATTCTTTTTATATTTCAATCTAGTATTATATTAAGCCAAGTTTTGCCAATTTGTGGTACTGATAAGGTAATGAAAAAATATATTCATTCGGATCATTTTAAAAATCAACAAGCAAGAATCTCTGAAGCAGTCAATAGAAATCGAATGTTTAATACAAAGATCATTCCTATTGTATTTCATATTATACACGATGGCCACCCAATAGGGGAAGATGAAAATGTTTCAGTCGCCCAAATAGAAAATGCAGTTAGTATCTTAAATGAAGATTATAATACTCTCAATCAGGATTTAGAGAATGTTGTTAGTGAGTTTCAAAATATAATTGGTGATGCAAATATTGAATTTAGGCTTGCTAAATTAGACCCAAATGGTAATTGCACTAATGGCATTAATAGAATTTTGTCAAATATGACTAATCAAGCCAATGATTGTATAAAAGAATTAATTGCGTGGGATGATTCTAAGTATGTAAACATCTGGGTCGTAGAAGATATAGATAATTCAATAGGTGCAGCTGCATATACATATTTACCAGGCTCTTTATGGGACGATGAGGCAGAAGGAATAATCATCAATCATGAATATTTAGGAAGTATAGGTTCATCAAGTAATACTCCATATAAAAGACATACTTTAAGCCATGAATTTGGACATTATTTTAATTTACAACATACNTGGGGGTGGAGTTCAAATGGAGAAGCTGAGAATTGTTCTTATGATGATGATGTTAGTGATACCCCTAATACAATTGGAGCTTATTCAACATGTAATTTGTCTCAGCAAACTTGTGGTAGTTTAGATAATATTCAAAATTTCATGGATTATTCTTCTTGTACTTGTATGTTTACTGCTGGACAAGTTAATAGAATGCAGAACTGTTTAAATTCATCAGTTTCTCAAAGAAATAATCTTTGGACAAACAGTAACCTTTGGGCTACAGGTACACATGATAATTATAACGCTGAAGCATGTATTCCTAATATAGATTTTTTTACTTCCCATGTAGATAGAATATGTATAAATACACCAATTACATTTATAAACACATCAGAAAGCTTGGGTTCAAATGCAGTTTTTAACTGGTCTTTTCCTGGTGCTGAAATTGAGTATTCTTCTGAGGAAAATCCTACCATAAACTATACAGCTTCAGGTGAATATCAGGTTACATTAAATATTATATCTGCTGGTGGGGAAAACACAGTGACAAAAAATTATTTTGTATATGAACCTCCTATGAGTCTAAATGAAAGTTTTTCAAATACTCAATTCCCAGTAAATCCAGATCCTAGTTTGTCTTGGACTATTCAAAATCCAACAAATGAAACAACTTGGATTAGAAGCCCTCTTTCAGCGAATTCTAATACAGGATCAGTAAGAATAAGGAGTAGGTATTTTGAGTGTAATCAAAAACATTATTTATATACACCCACTTTAAACTTAAATAATTNTGGTTTGGGAATAGGTGANCCTCTTAAATTATTATTTGATTTAGCATATGGTCAAAGAAATAATCAATCTGATGATTTATTGGTAATCTCTTATTCTAAAGACTGTGGTAATACATGGCAAGAAAGAGCTTCTTGGGATACCCCAGAATTAATTACAACTAATGGTGGTAATGTTGGTAATAATTTCACTCCTAATCAAAATGAATGGTTAGAGAAATCTGTTAATATTCAATCAGCTGCAGAACAAAGTGATGTAATAATTAGATTTGAATTTAGTGGTGAAAGAGGAGGGTATCTATATATAGATAATGTAACACTCTCTGGAGAATGGATAAGTATAAATGAATTGAGTCCTTTAAGTTCAAGTCGAAAAGTTGTTAAACGGATAGATTTATTAGGNAGAGACAATATAAATAGTTTATTATATTTTGAAATATATAATACTGGGGAAGTTGACAAAAAATATAATTTAAGATAA
- a CDS encoding phytoene/squalene synthase family protein, with protein MNKIYDQLSLQCSKATTQLYSTSFSMGISMLEKKYQEPIYNIYGFVRLADEIVDNMHGHNKKILLNQLKVDYLEAIKNKISLNPILNSFQKTVNQYDIDLKLIEQFMISMEMDLDTKTTYTKEKYDYYILGSAEVVGLMCLKVFVDGNENQYKMLSTFAKKLGSAFQKINFLRDLSADFHELGRTYFPNVDLNKFSDITKNQIELDIQNDFEASFEGIKLLPKGIRSGVLLAYYYYVDLLNSIRLKSANDVLKSRIRISNWRKLQLLIYCQFINKLNWI; from the coding sequence ATGAATAAAATTTATGATCAACTCTCACTTCAATGTAGTAAGGCAACGACGCAACTTTACAGTACAAGTTTTTCCATGGGCATATCAATGCTAGAAAAAAAATATCAAGAACCTATATATAATATTTACGGATTTGTAAGATTGGCTGATGAAATTGTTGATAATATGCATGGACATAATAAAAAAATCTTACTAAATCAGCTAAAAGTTGACTATCTGGAAGCAATTAAAAACAAAATCAGTTTAAATCCTATTTTAAATAGTTTTCAAAAAACTGTCAACCAATATGATATTGATCTAAAGCTAATTGAACAATTTATGATAAGCATGGAAATGGATTTAGATACAAAAACAACTTATACTAAAGAAAAATATGATTATTATATTTTAGGTTCAGCAGAAGTTGTTGGGCTGATGTGCTTAAAAGTATTTGTTGATGGCAATGAAAATCAATATAAAATGCTCTCAACTTTTGCAAAAAAGTTGGGTTCTGCATTTCAAAAAATTAACTTTTTAAGAGATCTCAGTGCTGATTTCCACGAACTAGGCAGAACATATTTTCCAAATGTTGATCTAAACAAATTCTCAGATATTACAAAAAACCAAATTGAATTAGATATTCAAAACGACTTTGAGGCAAGTTTTGAGGGAATTAAACTTTTACCAAAAGGTATTAGAAGCGGGGTTTTATTAGCCTACTATTATTATGTGGATCTTTTAAATAGTATTAGACTAAAATCGGCGAATGATGTACTAAAAAGTCGTATTCGAATTTCGAATTGGAGAAAATTGCAGCTACTAATTTATTGTCAATTTATAAATAAATTAAATTGGATATGA
- a CDS encoding beta-carotene hydroxylase — protein sequence MNSLILNILITLVSFLAMEFVAWLTHKYIMHGFLWSLHKDHHQPNHDHLFEKNDFFFLIFAVPGILCIMMGIDNFNWPFWIGIGISLYGLAYFLIHDLFIHRRSKLFRNTNSNYLKALRKAHKIHHKNTEKHSGENFGMLFFPIKYWKIKIK from the coding sequence ATGAATAGTTTAATACTAAATATATTAATAACACTAGTTTCGTTTTTAGCTATGGAATTTGTTGCATGGTTAACACACAAATATATTATGCATGGATTTCTTTGGAGCCTACATAAAGATCACCACCAACCTAATCACGATCATTTATTTGAAAAAAATGATTTCTTTTTTCTAATATTTGCAGTTCCAGGAATTCTTTGTATAATGATGGGAATAGATAATTTTAACTGGCCCTTTTGGATTGGTATCGGGATAAGCTTATATGGATTAGCTTATTTTTTAATTCATGATTTATTTATTCATCGAAGATCTAAATTATTTCGTAATACAAATTCTAATTACTTAAAAGCTCTTAGAAAAGCACATAAAATTCACCATAAGAATACCGAAAAACATAGTGGAGAAAACTTTGGGATGTTATTTTTTCCAATAAAATATTGGAAAATTAAAATCAAATAA
- a CDS encoding DUF4249 family protein, with amino-acid sequence MNKNCFSILFLLLIFSCENMETVVDLDVPETPPVLVLNAMLDTDEPVKLLISHSVGAFSRELPSCISDAEVLLYENNQLVDTLQVNLDSLINYYVYADDMWDSIPMNYYESDLIPNKNTNYKVEASHSSYPPITASTYISDDLEVDYEVEIDVTGSPDEFINNDNGTPNDDSDDFKEYNPNFNPNFGGLNGVELNFDDNPSQDNFYRLKIYSSCFKEWETENGDIELDYFRGYLEMMSNDPSFESSLGSLIEGYSFMGNQVVFSDALFNGQEKNIMLDIDSKGWRYENCDTVRIQFSIFSSDTYSYYNSLNNHRQISIFGGEVIPVYSNVENGLGSLISINDQILQIKPPVEFE; translated from the coding sequence ATGAACAAAAATTGCTTTAGTATACTTTTTTTATTATTAATTTTTTCTTGTGAAAACATGGAAACGGTCGTTGATTTAGATGTCCCTGAGACCCCTCCAGTATTAGTGCTAAATGCTATGTTAGATACAGATGAGCCGGTTAAACTTTTAATTTCTCATTCTGTCGGTGCTTTTTCACGAGAATTACCTAGTTGCATTAGTGATGCCGAAGTTTTATTATATGAAAACAATCAGCTAGTTGATACCCTACAAGTCAATTTAGATAGTTTGATTAATTATTATGTTTATGCTGATGATATGTGGGATTCTATTCCAATGAATTATTATGAGTCTGATCTCATTCCTAATAAAAATACTAATTATAAAGTTGAAGCCTCTCATTCGAGTTATCCACCAATAACTGCTTCAACATATATATCTGACGATCTTGAAGTAGATTACGAAGTAGAAATTGATGTCACGGGCAGTCCTGATGAGTTTATTAATAATGATAATGGAACACCTAATGATGATTCGGATGATTTCAAAGAATATAATCCTAATTTTAATCCTAATTTTGGTGGTTTAAATGGTGTTGAGTTAAATTTTGATGACAATCCTAGCCAAGATAATTTTTATAGATTAAAAATTTATTCATCTTGTTTTAAAGAGTGGGAAACAGAAAATGGGGACATTGAGCTAGATTATTTTAGGGGATATTTAGAGATGATGTCTAATGATCCTTCATTTGAAAGCAGTTTAGGGTCTTTAATAGAGGGGTATTCTTTCATGGGAAATCAGGTCGTTTTTTCGGATGCATTATTTAATGGTCAAGAGAAAAATATTATGTTAGACATTGACTCAAAAGGTTGGAGATATGAAAACTGTGATACAGTAAGAATTCAATTTTCTATATTTAGTTCCGATACTTACTCATATTACAACTCACTAAATAATCATAGGCAAATTAGTATTTTTGGTGGTGAGGTTATTCCAGTGTATTCTAATGTGGAAAATGGACTTGGATCTCTTATTTCAATTAATGATCAGATTCTTCAGATTAAGCCACCTGTTGAGTTTGAATAG
- a CDS encoding GNAT family N-acetyltransferase — protein sequence MIKIRKGIKSDLPFILDLIKELADYEKAISEVDINLTQLENDGFGNKSVFSFIVAEKNNQIVGMALYYTKYSTWKGKCLFLEDLIVREKYRKSGIGSKLFNEVIRTAKSKKMKRVMWQVLDWNQPAINFYKKYNAHIDNKWLDGKLIQTQIDSFTV from the coding sequence ATGATAAAGATTAGAAAAGGAATAAAAAGTGACTTGCCATTTATACTTGATTTAATTAAAGAGTTGGCTGATTATGAAAAAGCTATATCTGAAGTTGATATCAACTTAACACAATTAGAAAATGACGGATTTGGCAATAAATCTGTTTTTTCATTTATTGTAGCAGAAAAAAATAATCAAATTGTTGGGATGGCTTTATATTATACTAAGTACTCAACTTGGAAAGGGAAATGCTTATTTTTAGAAGACCTTATAGTACGTGAAAAATACCGAAAATCCGGCATTGGAAGTAAATTGTTTAATGAAGTTATACGTACGGCAAAATCAAAAAAAATGAAAAGAGTGATGTGGCAAGTTTTAGACTGGAACCAACCAGCTATTAACTTTTACAAAAAATATAATGCGCATATCGATAATAAGTGGCTAGATGGTAAATTAATACAAACTCAAATAGACTCATTTACAGTATAA
- a CDS encoding class I SAM-dependent methyltransferase, translating into MILSKIKKHFFLFLVRLKQKKTIKSLLAQDNNLLNLIVESFLKLKKNNLSDSEIKIFKSCEYYRTLLLNDHRSISFAVFGSNKTMLVKDICNKAASKPIWAQFLYLITKNFSNPQFLEIGTNLGVSGTYILEALKDKKNSKFFTMEGIPQLCEIADNQFSRICSNSKYKIYKGLYKNTFSELIKDNNNFNIIFIDGNHKKDPTVQYFSELQNKLSSKAIIIFDDINWNSEMQEAWHIVKSYKNVTYSIDMFKFGLLIVDNTKVSKKSDYYLHLAY; encoded by the coding sequence ATGATTTTGTCAAAAATAAAAAAACACTTTTTTTTATTTTTAGTTCGTCTAAAACAAAAAAAAACAATTAAGAGTCTTTTGGCACAAGACAACAATTTATTGAATCTTATTGTTGAGTCATTTTTAAAATTAAAGAAAAATAATTTATCTGATTCAGAAATTAAAATTTTTAAATCATGCGAATACTATAGAACTCTATTGTTGAATGACCATAGATCTATTTCCTTTGCAGTATTTGGATCAAATAAAACTATGTTGGTTAAAGATATTTGTAACAAGGCAGCATCGAAGCCTATTTGGGCACAATTTTTATATTTAATTACAAAAAATTTTTCAAATCCTCAATTTTTAGAAATTGGCACTAATCTAGGAGTATCTGGCACATATATATTAGAGGCATTAAAGGATAAAAAAAATAGTAAATTTTTTACTATGGAGGGAATTCCCCAGTTATGTGAAATAGCTGACAATCAGTTTTCTAGGATTTGCAGTAACTCAAAATATAAAATATATAAAGGGTTATATAAGAATACATTTTCAGAATTAATAAAAGACAATAATAATTTCAATATCATTTTTATTGATGGTAATCACAAGAAAGACCCAACTGTTCAGTATTTTTCTGAACTACAGAACAAGTTATCATCTAAAGCAATAATTATTTTTGATGATATTAATTGGAATTCTGAAATGCAAGAAGCATGGCACATTGTTAAATCATATAAAAATGTTACTTATTCTATAGATATGTTTAAATTTGGCTTACTTATTGTAGATAATACTAAGGTTAGTAAAAAGTCAGATTACTATTTACATTTAGCTTATTAA
- a CDS encoding TonB-dependent receptor: protein MKKLLLLLFPFILFSQNEQFYTLSGYISDVNNGESLIGVNIVVDSLSVGTTSNSYGFYSLTLPKGIYDIRYTYIGYTTKVINFNFNRSISSDIELSITNEELDEVLLSSEKNIVEKTQTSEVTIPIKQIFKIPALLGEVDVLKAIQLLPGVQSSEGTSGFYVRGGGPDQNLILLDGVPVYNASHLGGLFSVFNPDAIKNVNLIKGGFPARFGGRLSSVLEINMKEGNMKKIKGDMTLGLISSKLTIEGPIKINKTSFIVSARRTYADLLVKPFIPENTSLSMYFYDLNMKINHKLSHKDRLFLSSYIGRDQFGVDYEEGESDYSDILNFGLGYGNITSTLRWNHLFNDKLFSNTTLTYSRYAFNTDFGLNSNYSSSSGNESYEIGFGYISGIEDYAARIDFDYSPNPKHNLKFGYSYTHHYFFPGETSLNLNFETNDTLESLSLDTILNFSENVNVHEMFFYIEDNIKLSNRLKANVGLHLGYYSIDKISIQPRLSARYLIDKNWSIKLSYAEMKQNIHLLSNSSVGFPSDLWLPAIDSVPPQSSRQIAGSINTTLKDGQYELSLEGYYKTMSNLITYKAGYSNLQSTDSWDNAIETGGNGESYGLELFLQKKTGQTTGWIGYTLSWTNRQFDNINFGEWYPYKYDRRHDISVILSHRINDKWDVSFTWAYGTGNAITFPQAMYLSNPSVNWNGSPVISLVESYGDRNSTRMSAYHRLDVGFTHRKQKTKYERLISFGAYNAYNRKNPFFAYLAFDDNGDRVARQVSLFPIIPSISYRFKF from the coding sequence ATGAAAAAATTACTTTTATTATTATTTCCTTTTATTCTTTTTTCTCAAAATGAACAATTCTACACTTTAAGTGGATATATATCCGATGTAAATAATGGTGAGAGTTTAATAGGTGTTAATATTGTTGTTGATAGTTTAAGTGTTGGAACTACATCTAACAGCTATGGGTTTTATAGTTTAACACTACCCAAAGGGATATATGATATTAGATATACTTATATTGGTTATACTACAAAAGTTATCAATTTTAATTTTAATAGGAGCATTAGTAGTGATATAGAGTTGTCAATTACAAATGAAGAATTAGATGAAGTATTATTGTCTAGTGAAAAAAATATTGTAGAAAAAACACAAACATCAGAAGTTACGATTCCTATAAAACAAATTTTTAAAATACCAGCTTTATTGGGCGAGGTTGATGTTTTAAAAGCAATTCAACTTTTACCGGGTGTGCAAAGCAGCGAGGGAACATCGGGTTTTTATGTCAGGGGAGGAGGCCCTGATCAAAATTTAATTTTATTAGATGGTGTGCCAGTTTATAATGCATCTCATTTAGGAGGTTTGTTCTCAGTTTTTAATCCTGATGCTATTAAAAATGTTAATCTAATTAAAGGAGGGTTCCCAGCTAGATTTGGAGGTAGGTTATCATCAGTTTTAGAAATTAATATGAAGGAAGGAAATATGAAAAAGATTAAAGGTGATATGACTTTGGGTCTTATTTCCTCTAAATTAACAATTGAGGGACCAATTAAAATTAATAAAACTTCATTTATTGTGTCTGCCAGACGTACTTATGCAGATTTATTAGTTAAGCCATTCATTCCTGAAAATACTTCTCTCAGCATGTATTTTTATGATTTAAACATGAAAATTAATCATAAACTGTCTCATAAAGACAGGTTGTTTTTAAGTAGTTATATTGGCAGAGATCAATTTGGGGTTGATTATGAAGAAGGTGAGTCAGATTATTCAGATATATTAAATTTTGGTTTAGGATATGGTAATATCACTTCTACATTAAGATGGAATCATTTATTTAATGATAAGCTTTTTAGTAACACAACTTTAACCTACAGTAGATATGCCTTCAATACTGATTTTGGTTTGAACTCTAATTATAGTTCAAGTAGCGGTAATGAGAGTTATGAAATTGGATTTGGTTATATATCGGGCATTGAGGATTATGCAGCTAGAATTGATTTTGATTATTCTCCTAATCCAAAACATAATTTAAAATTTGGTTATTCTTATACTCATCATTATTTTTTCCCAGGAGAAACCAGTTTGAACTTAAATTTTGAAACAAATGACACACTTGAAAGTTTATCTTTAGACACCATATTAAATTTTTCAGAAAATGTGAATGTACATGAGATGTTTTTTTATATAGAAGACAACATAAAATTATCAAATAGATTAAAAGCAAATGTTGGTTTACATTTAGGCTATTATTCAATTGATAAAATATCAATACAGCCTAGGTTGTCAGCAAGGTATTTGATTGATAAAAATTGGTCTATAAAATTATCTTATGCAGAAATGAAACAAAATATTCATTTATTATCGAATTCTTCTGTTGGATTCCCAAGCGACTTATGGTTACCAGCTATTGATAGTGTTCCTCCTCAATCTTCTAGACAAATAGCAGGTAGTATTAATACTACACTAAAAGATGGTCAATACGAATTGAGTTTAGAAGGATATTATAAAACCATGTCGAATTTAATAACTTACAAAGCAGGATATTCGAATTTACAAAGTACAGATAGTTGGGATAATGCAATTGAAACTGGAGGCAACGGAGAATCTTATGGCTTGGAATTATTTTTGCAGAAAAAAACAGGTCAAACAACAGGTTGGATAGGCTATACATTATCATGGACTAATCGACAATTTGATAATATTAATTTTGGTGAATGGTATCCTTACAAGTATGATAGGCGTCATGATATTTCAGTGATATTAAGTCATCGTATTAATGATAAATGGGATGTGTCCTTTACGTGGGCATACGGAACAGGTAATGCTATTACCTTCCCGCAAGCCATGTACCTTTCTAACCCTAGTGTAAATTGGAATGGAAGTCCTGTTATTAGTTTAGTTGAATCCTACGGCGATAGAAATTCAACTAGAATGAGTGCATATCATAGATTGGATGTGGGTTTTACTCATCGAAAGCAAAAAACAAAATATGAAAGATTAATTTCATTTGGAGCATATAATGCCTACAATCGTAAAAATCCATTTTTTGCTTACTTAGCTTTTGATGATAACGGAGATAGAGTAGCAAGACAAGTCTCATTATTTCCTATAATTCCTTCAATTTCATATCGATTTAAATTTTAA